In Streptomyces durocortorensis, a genomic segment contains:
- a CDS encoding response regulator transcription factor has product MEQTHTTHNGVAATPGAQRRVLVVEDDPTIVDAVSARLRAEGFLVQTALDGPAAVDAAEAWQPDLMVLDIMLPGFDGLEVCRRVQAQRPVPVLMLTARDDETDMLVGLGVGADDYMTKPFSMRELAARVHVLLRRVERAALAAVTPRSGILRLGELEIDHAQRRVRVRAEDVHLTPTEFDLLVCLANTPRAVLSREQLLAEVWDWADASGTRTVDSHIKALRRKIGAERIRTVHGVGYALETPAP; this is encoded by the coding sequence ATGGAACAGACACACACCACCCACAACGGCGTCGCGGCCACCCCGGGGGCTCAGCGCCGGGTGCTGGTGGTCGAGGACGACCCCACGATCGTCGACGCCGTTTCCGCCCGGCTGCGGGCGGAGGGCTTTCTGGTCCAGACCGCGCTGGACGGCCCCGCGGCCGTGGACGCGGCCGAGGCCTGGCAGCCGGATCTGATGGTGCTCGACATCATGCTTCCCGGCTTCGACGGCCTGGAGGTCTGCCGCCGGGTGCAGGCCCAGCGCCCGGTGCCGGTGCTGATGCTCACCGCGCGCGACGACGAGACGGACATGCTCGTCGGGCTCGGCGTCGGTGCCGACGACTACATGACCAAGCCGTTCTCCATGCGGGAGCTGGCCGCCCGGGTGCATGTGCTGCTGCGGCGAGTGGAACGGGCCGCACTGGCCGCCGTCACCCCGCGCAGCGGGATACTGCGTCTGGGTGAGCTGGAGATCGACCACGCGCAGCGCCGGGTCCGGGTGCGCGCCGAGGACGTCCACCTCACGCCGACCGAGTTCGACCTGCTGGTCTGCCTGGCCAACACCCCGCGGGCGGTGCTCTCCCGGGAGCAGCTGCTGGCCGAGGTGTGGGACTGGGCGGACGCCTCTGGCACCCGCACGGTCGACAGCCACATCAAGGCGCTGCGCCGGAAGATCGGCGCGGAGCGCATCCGTACCGTGCACGGTGTGGGCTACGCCCTGGAGACTCCGGCGCCATGA
- a CDS encoding spermidine synthase yields MSATSAMTAPDESMPTRSADTPVTLDRRDGPFGEVVLRERGEHYEIIANGCFLMDTSDGRSERLLIDAALDALPAGRTGPSVLIGGLGVGFSLVRAAEEGRWGRIVVAEREQAIIGWHRDGPLARISGAALADPRASILHTDLVAHLRTTTERYDALCLDIDNGPDWTVTEDNGSLYSPTGLAHCHDRLTPGGVLAIWSAQPSPAFEQALRNAGFSGVGAEEVAVARGVPDVVHLASKGL; encoded by the coding sequence ATGTCCGCGACGTCCGCGATGACCGCCCCCGATGAATCGATGCCGACGCGTTCCGCCGACACCCCCGTCACCCTCGACCGCCGCGACGGGCCGTTCGGCGAGGTCGTTCTGCGGGAGCGCGGGGAGCACTACGAGATCATCGCCAACGGCTGTTTCCTGATGGACACCTCCGACGGACGCTCCGAGCGGCTGCTGATCGATGCCGCGCTGGATGCCCTGCCCGCCGGGCGGACCGGCCCCTCCGTGCTGATCGGCGGGCTGGGCGTGGGCTTCTCGCTGGTGCGTGCCGCCGAGGAGGGGCGCTGGGGGCGGATCGTGGTCGCGGAGCGGGAGCAGGCGATCATCGGCTGGCACCGGGACGGGCCGCTGGCACGGATCTCCGGGGCCGCGCTCGCCGATCCCCGGGCCTCGATCCTGCACACGGACCTGGTGGCCCATCTCCGTACAACCACGGAGCGTTACGACGCCCTGTGTCTGGATATCGACAACGGGCCCGACTGGACCGTCACGGAGGACAACGGGAGCCTCTACTCCCCCACGGGACTCGCCCACTGCCACGACCGGCTGACCCCGGGCGGCGTGCTCGCCATCTGGTCCGCGCAGCCGTCCCCGGCCTTCGAACAAGCGTTGCGGAATGCCGGGTTCAGTGGGGTTGGGGCCGAAGAAGTGGCCGTTGCCCGAGGTGTGCCCGACGTGGTCCATCTCGCATCGAAGGGTCTCTGA
- a CDS encoding nucleotidyltransferase domain-containing protein, translated as MNGKGLAEDGTIAREGSLDRVPETFAPVVADARSRIAEAFGSERLHSAYLYGSVPRGSAVPGRSDLDLLLALRGEPTDADRGDAVGVAAALDTDHPAIDTAGILMVRARTALSELERHDLGFFVACLCTPLLGPDLASVLPRYRPTSLLARETNGDLALALPRWRASATATATATAEDLADADRTRLCRRVARRLVRTGFTLVMPRWGGWTSDLEESAEVFGRYYPGRAARMRTAAAAAARTASPDPGLLRLFLDDLGPWLAAEYTAVHGKKAPRP; from the coding sequence ATGAACGGAAAAGGTCTCGCCGAGGACGGCACGATCGCCCGCGAAGGAAGCCTCGACCGCGTCCCGGAGACGTTCGCGCCGGTGGTTGCGGATGCCCGTTCCCGTATCGCCGAGGCGTTCGGGAGCGAGCGGCTGCACAGTGCCTACCTGTACGGGAGCGTTCCGCGCGGGTCGGCTGTTCCCGGGCGCTCGGACCTCGATCTGCTGCTGGCACTGCGCGGGGAGCCGACGGACGCGGACCGCGGCGACGCCGTCGGCGTCGCCGCCGCGCTCGATACCGACCACCCGGCCATCGACACGGCGGGCATCCTGATGGTCCGTGCGCGTACCGCACTCAGCGAGCTGGAACGGCACGACCTCGGCTTCTTCGTCGCCTGCCTGTGCACCCCGCTGCTCGGGCCCGACCTCGCCTCCGTCCTGCCCCGCTACCGCCCCACCTCGCTGCTCGCCCGCGAGACCAACGGCGATCTCGCGCTCGCGCTGCCGCGCTGGCGGGCGTCGGCGACGGCGACGGCGACGGCGACGGCGGAGGACCTGGCCGACGCCGACCGGACGCGGCTCTGCCGACGCGTGGCCCGGCGCCTCGTCCGTACCGGCTTCACGCTGGTCATGCCCCGCTGGGGCGGCTGGACGAGCGACCTGGAGGAGTCCGCCGAGGTGTTCGGCCGCTACTACCCGGGGCGCGCGGCCCGGATGCGTACCGCCGCCGCGGCCGCGGCCCGTACCGCTTCCCCCGACCCGGGCCTGCTCCGCCTGTTCCTCGACGACCTGGGGCCCTGGCTGGCGGCCGAGTACACGGCGGTGCACGGGAAGAAGGCGCCTCGGCCGTGA
- the lon gene encoding endopeptidase La, which produces MTSESKAFTPIDLPVLPLDDEVVLPGMVVPLDLSDTEVRAAVEAAQAAARPDGGKPEVLLVPRIDGTYTGTGVLGTVEQVGRLSDGDPGALIRARDRVRIGAGTSGPGRALWVEGTVIDVVVPDPLPGSAAELVKEYKALATSWLKKRGAWQVVDRVQQIEDLSALADNSGYSPFLSTAQKVQLLETVDPVARLKLAVQWLSEHLAEQDVAESIAKDVQEGVDKQQREFLLRRQLEAVRKELSELNGDPEDESDDYRARVEAAELPEHVRTAALKEVEKLERASDQSPEGSWIRTWLDTVLELPWNERTEDAYDIRGAQAVLDAEHAGLADVKERITEYLAVRKRRADRGLGVVGGRRGGAVLALVGPPGVGKTSLGESVAHAMGRTFVRVALGGVRDEAEIRGHRRTYVGALPGRIVRAIKEAGSMNPVVLLDEIDKVGSDFRGDPAAALLEVLDPAQNHTFRDHYLEVELDLSDVVFLATANVLEAIPEALLDRMELVRLDGYTEDEKVVIARDHLLPRQLERAGLEKDEVALEESALRKLAGEYTREAGVRNLERAVARLLRKVAAQHELGDRDLPFTVTDADLRGLIGRPHHVPESAQDPAERRTAVPGVATGLAVTGAGGDVLFVEASLADPETGASGLTLTGQLGDVMKESAQIALSFLRSHGAELELPVADLKDRGVHIHFPAGAVPKDGPSAGITLTTALASLLSGRLVRTDVAMTGEVSLTGRVLPIGGLKQKLLAAHRAGVTTVVIPQRNEADLDDVPAEVLEKLDVRPVTDVRQVLEIALTPASARAEERIPAAA; this is translated from the coding sequence ATGACTAGCGAGTCCAAGGCGTTCACACCGATCGACCTGCCCGTGCTGCCGCTCGACGACGAGGTCGTCCTGCCCGGCATGGTGGTGCCGCTGGACCTGTCCGACACCGAGGTGCGCGCCGCCGTCGAGGCCGCGCAGGCCGCCGCCCGTCCCGACGGCGGCAAGCCCGAGGTGCTGCTGGTCCCGCGGATCGACGGGACGTACACGGGGACCGGTGTCCTCGGCACCGTCGAGCAGGTCGGGCGCCTCTCGGACGGCGACCCGGGTGCGCTCATCCGGGCCCGTGACCGCGTCCGGATCGGGGCCGGGACCAGTGGTCCGGGGCGGGCGCTCTGGGTGGAGGGGACCGTGATCGACGTCGTCGTGCCCGACCCCCTGCCCGGATCGGCGGCCGAGCTGGTCAAGGAGTACAAAGCGCTCGCCACCAGCTGGCTGAAGAAGCGCGGCGCCTGGCAGGTCGTGGACCGGGTCCAGCAGATCGAGGACCTCTCCGCGCTCGCCGACAACTCCGGATACTCGCCGTTCCTCTCCACCGCGCAGAAGGTCCAGCTCCTGGAGACCGTGGACCCGGTCGCCCGGCTGAAGCTCGCCGTCCAGTGGCTGAGCGAACACCTCGCCGAGCAGGATGTCGCCGAGTCCATCGCCAAGGACGTCCAGGAGGGCGTCGACAAGCAGCAGCGCGAGTTCCTGCTGCGCCGCCAGCTGGAAGCCGTACGCAAGGAACTCTCCGAGCTCAACGGCGACCCGGAGGACGAGTCCGACGACTACCGGGCCCGCGTCGAGGCCGCCGAGCTGCCCGAGCACGTCCGGACGGCGGCGCTCAAGGAGGTCGAGAAGCTGGAGCGGGCCAGCGACCAGTCGCCCGAGGGCTCCTGGATCCGCACCTGGCTGGACACCGTCCTCGAACTGCCGTGGAACGAGCGAACCGAGGACGCCTACGACATCCGCGGCGCCCAGGCGGTCCTGGACGCCGAGCACGCCGGTCTCGCGGATGTGAAGGAGCGCATCACCGAGTACCTCGCGGTGCGCAAGCGGCGTGCCGACCGGGGGCTGGGCGTGGTGGGCGGTCGCCGCGGCGGCGCGGTACTGGCCCTCGTCGGCCCGCCCGGTGTCGGCAAGACCTCGCTCGGTGAGTCCGTCGCGCACGCCATGGGCCGCACGTTCGTCCGCGTCGCACTCGGCGGTGTCCGGGACGAGGCGGAGATCCGCGGCCACCGGCGTACGTACGTGGGCGCGCTCCCCGGACGTATCGTGCGGGCGATCAAGGAGGCCGGTTCGATGAACCCGGTCGTCCTGCTCGACGAGATCGACAAGGTCGGTTCCGACTTCCGGGGCGACCCGGCCGCCGCCCTCCTCGAAGTCCTGGACCCCGCGCAGAACCACACCTTCCGCGACCACTACCTGGAGGTCGAGCTCGACCTCAGCGACGTCGTCTTCCTCGCCACCGCCAACGTGCTCGAAGCCATCCCGGAAGCCCTGCTCGACCGCATGGAACTGGTCAGGCTCGACGGCTACACCGAGGACGAGAAGGTCGTCATCGCCCGGGACCACCTCCTCCCGCGCCAGCTGGAGCGGGCCGGCCTGGAGAAGGACGAGGTCGCCCTGGAGGAGTCGGCGCTGCGCAAGCTGGCGGGCGAGTACACCCGCGAGGCGGGCGTACGGAATCTGGAGCGGGCCGTCGCCCGGCTGCTCCGCAAGGTCGCGGCCCAGCACGAACTGGGCGACCGGGACCTGCCGTTCACGGTGACCGACGCGGACCTGCGCGGTCTGATCGGGCGTCCGCACCATGTACCCGAGTCCGCTCAGGACCCGGCCGAGCGCCGCACCGCCGTGCCGGGCGTGGCCACCGGGCTCGCGGTGACCGGGGCGGGCGGTGACGTCCTCTTCGTCGAGGCGTCGCTCGCCGACCCGGAGACCGGGGCCTCCGGACTGACCCTGACCGGTCAGCTCGGCGACGTCATGAAGGAGTCGGCGCAGATCGCCCTGAGCTTCCTGCGCTCGCACGGTGCGGAGCTGGAGCTGCCGGTCGCCGACCTCAAGGACCGGGGCGTGCACATCCACTTCCCGGCGGGCGCGGTCCCCAAGGACGGCCCGAGCGCCGGTATCACCCTGACGACCGCCCTGGCCTCGCTGCTCTCCGGACGCCTCGTCCGTACGGATGTGGCGATGACCGGCGAGGTGTCGCTGACCGGGCGGGTCCTGCCCATCGGCGGCCTCAAGCAGAAGCTGCTGGCCGCTCACCGCGCGGGCGTCACGACCGTCGTGATCCCGCAGCGCAACGAGGCCGACCTGGACGACGTCCCGGCCGAGGTCCTGGAGAAGCTGGACGTCCGGCCGGTCACCGACGTCCGCCAGGTGCTGGAGATCGCCCTCACCCCGGCCTCGGCCCGGGCGGAGGAGAGGATCCCGGCCGCGGCCTGA
- a CDS encoding polysaccharide deacetylase family protein: MPEKTPLSKVPSSKTSLPGKRLAMALVAALTLTLSGCSMDTTAPGSARGEAAADAKGAFGPVDCREAKCIALTFDAGPGEDTPELLDILKEKKVHATFFLLGKHHVVKHPDTVRRIQDEGHEVANHTWTHKILTDHDPDEIRAELEKTQKAIERITGERPRLMRPPQGRTDDEVSKVSKELGLSQVLWSATAKDYSTNDSALIRKRILDQASKDGIILLHDIYKGTVPAVPGIIDALQKDGYTFVTVPELMAPAEPQPGTIYRP, translated from the coding sequence ATGCCCGAAAAGACGCCGCTGTCCAAGGTGCCGTCGTCAAAGACGTCATTGCCCGGGAAGCGGTTGGCCATGGCTCTGGTGGCGGCGCTCACACTGACGCTGAGCGGCTGCTCGATGGACACGACCGCGCCGGGCTCGGCGCGCGGGGAGGCGGCTGCCGACGCCAAGGGCGCGTTCGGGCCGGTGGACTGCCGCGAGGCCAAGTGCATCGCCCTGACCTTCGACGCGGGGCCGGGCGAGGACACCCCCGAGCTGCTGGACATCCTGAAGGAGAAGAAGGTGCACGCCACCTTCTTCCTGCTGGGCAAGCACCATGTCGTCAAGCACCCGGACACCGTGCGGCGCATCCAGGACGAGGGCCACGAGGTCGCCAACCACACCTGGACGCACAAGATCCTCACCGACCACGACCCGGACGAGATACGGGCCGAGCTGGAGAAGACCCAGAAGGCCATCGAGAGGATCACCGGCGAGCGGCCCCGGCTGATGCGCCCGCCGCAGGGCCGCACGGACGACGAGGTCAGCAAGGTCAGCAAGGAGCTGGGGCTGTCGCAGGTGCTGTGGAGCGCCACCGCGAAGGACTACTCGACGAACGACTCCGCACTGATCCGGAAGCGCATCCTGGACCAGGCGAGCAAAGACGGCATCATCCTGCTGCACGACATCTACAAAGGCACCGTCCCCGCCGTGCCGGGCATCATCGACGCGCTCCAGAAGGACGGCTACACCTTCGTGACCGTCCCCGAGCTGATGGCCCCGGCCGAGCCGCAGCCGGGCACGATCTACCGCCCCTGA
- a CDS encoding MarR family winged helix-turn-helix transcriptional regulator: MHGSESEPERGVAAGSGVDHEFLALERELAVFLRRARASSGEMAREVHPELEPAAYGLLVRLESAGRQRATELAAYFGVGKATMSRQLHSLENLGLVVREPDPADGRAWLVHLTDEGLARFRSVRDARRERYVRKLTGWDRAEVAELARLLHQLNARAES, encoded by the coding sequence GTGCACGGGAGTGAGAGCGAGCCGGAGCGGGGCGTGGCCGCCGGAAGTGGTGTGGACCACGAATTCTTGGCGCTGGAGCGCGAGTTGGCTGTGTTCCTGCGCCGGGCGCGGGCCAGCTCGGGCGAGATGGCCAGGGAGGTCCACCCGGAACTGGAGCCCGCCGCCTACGGGCTGCTCGTCCGCCTGGAGTCGGCGGGCCGGCAGCGGGCCACCGAGCTGGCCGCGTACTTCGGCGTCGGCAAGGCCACCATGAGCCGCCAGCTGCACTCCCTGGAGAACCTCGGCCTGGTCGTACGCGAGCCCGACCCGGCCGACGGCCGCGCCTGGCTCGTCCACCTCACCGACGAAGGCCTGGCCCGCTTCCGCAGCGTCCGGGATGCCCGCCGCGAGCGCTACGTACGCAAGCTGACGGGCTGGGACCGGGCCGAAGTGGCTGAGCTGGCCCGGCTGCTGCACCAGCTGAACGCCCGCGCCGAAAGCTGA